Proteins encoded within one genomic window of Amycolatopsis nigrescens CSC17Ta-90:
- a CDS encoding nuclear transport factor 2 family protein, whose amino-acid sequence MYKMIVAGQVRKAFQALNRGEYGSVTDQLAPGAVYEFVGDHALGGRRSTPEVILAGFTRMFEIFEAGRFDVVDVLVKGTPWRTRVISIVDITATVAGEPYRNRMIQVLDLKWARITAIYSLEDTQHLAAVLDRAASRGVRQAAAAPLFG is encoded by the coding sequence ATGTACAAGATGATCGTGGCCGGTCAGGTCCGCAAGGCTTTCCAGGCGCTCAACCGCGGCGAGTACGGGTCGGTGACCGACCAGCTCGCGCCCGGCGCGGTGTACGAGTTCGTCGGTGACCACGCGCTCGGCGGCCGCCGGTCCACTCCGGAGGTGATACTGGCCGGCTTCACCAGGATGTTCGAGATCTTCGAAGCCGGCCGGTTCGACGTGGTGGACGTGCTGGTCAAGGGAACCCCTTGGCGGACAAGGGTGATCAGCATCGTGGACATCACCGCGACGGTGGCCGGCGAGCCGTACCGCAACCGGATGATCCAGGTGCTGGACCTGAAGTGGGCGCGGATCACCGCGATCTACTCGCTGGAGGACACCCAGCACCTGGCCGCGGTACTGGACCGCGCGGCGAGCCGGGGCGTCCGCCAGGCCGCCGCCGCGCCGCTGTTCGGCTGA
- a CDS encoding winged helix-turn-helix transcriptional regulator, whose protein sequence is MPRITDFSAITCSIARASSVLGESWTPLILRDVYVGLRRFDELAADLGVARAVLTTRLERMVAEELLAKVTYSQRPPRYEYHLTEKGRELMGVLLALLAWGDRWLAGDEGPPVRLRHAACGHDTTPVVSCDHCSRPLDPDDIRPYAGPGARDAPGTHLIGTKIPLRP, encoded by the coding sequence ATGCCGCGCATCACCGACTTCTCCGCGATCACCTGTTCGATCGCGCGGGCCAGCAGCGTGCTCGGCGAGTCGTGGACCCCGTTGATCCTGCGGGACGTCTACGTCGGCCTGCGCCGGTTCGACGAGCTGGCCGCCGATCTCGGGGTGGCCCGCGCGGTGCTCACCACCCGGCTGGAGCGGATGGTCGCCGAGGAGTTGCTGGCCAAGGTGACCTACTCGCAGCGCCCGCCGCGGTACGAGTACCACCTGACCGAAAAGGGCCGCGAGCTGATGGGCGTGCTGCTCGCTTTGCTGGCCTGGGGGGACCGCTGGCTGGCCGGCGACGAGGGCCCGCCGGTCCGGCTGCGCCATGCGGCCTGCGGTCACGACACCACCCCCGTGGTCTCCTGCGACCACTGCTCCCGCCCTCTTGACCCCGACGACATCCGCCCCTACGCCGGCCCCGGCGCCCGCGACGCCCCCGGCACCCACCTCATCGGCACCAAAATCCCCCTCCGTCCGTGA
- a CDS encoding glutathione peroxidase has protein sequence MRIQDIPLQTLAGEPSTLGSLDGKALLVVNVASKCGLTPQYEGLERLQEKYGERGFSVVGFPCNQFAGQEPGTAEEIQTFCSTTYGVSFPLFAKLEVNGEGRHPLYQELVRTPDADGEAGDVQWNFEKFLIAPDGEVAARFRPRTTPEDPSVVSAIESTLP, from the coding sequence GTGCGCATTCAGGACATTCCGCTGCAGACCCTCGCCGGTGAGCCGAGCACCCTCGGCTCGCTGGACGGCAAGGCGCTGCTGGTGGTGAACGTTGCTTCGAAATGCGGGCTGACCCCGCAGTACGAGGGCCTGGAGCGGCTGCAGGAAAAGTACGGCGAGCGGGGTTTCTCGGTGGTCGGCTTCCCGTGCAACCAGTTCGCCGGGCAGGAGCCGGGCACCGCCGAGGAGATCCAGACCTTCTGCTCCACCACCTACGGGGTGAGTTTCCCGCTGTTCGCCAAGCTCGAGGTGAACGGCGAGGGCAGGCACCCGCTCTACCAGGAGCTCGTGCGGACTCCGGACGCCGACGGCGAAGCCGGGGACGTGCAGTGGAACTTCGAGAAGTTCCTGATCGCCCCGGACGGCGAGGTCGCGGCCCGCTTCCGCCCCCGCACCACCCCCGAGGACCCCTCCGTCGTCTCCGCCATCGAATCCACCCTCCCCTAA
- a CDS encoding 1,4-alpha-glucan branching protein domain-containing protein: MSEHEGTFCLVVHSHLPWLAHHGSWPVGEEWLYQAWAHSYLPVMDLLRRFADEGRRDVLTLGVTPVLAAQLDDPYCLRAFHEWLGHWQLRARQASSLWGHDPLLRELGATEYQRSTKAIEEFETRWRHGFSPILRSFVDNGTVELLGGPLAHPFQPLLDERVRSFALRGGLDDTALRIGRRPEGIWAPECGYEPGMEHGYAAAGVRRFMVDGPSLRGDTSAARTVGSSDVVCFGRDLEVTYRVWSPKAGYPGHAAYRDFHTWDHRVGLKPSRVTGKTVEPADKAPYDPALAADTLGLHVKDFVDTVVTRLRALRARHGRESLVVAAYDTELFGHWWHEGPAWLEGVLRALPEAGVRVTTLRGALEAGHLGAPVDLPASSWGSGKDWRVWDGEQVADMVQANRELQARLLAGRSAGTARDAVRDQAVREAMLALSSDWAFMVTKDSAADYARRRARVHTERFDTLDSLAREGRTERAAELAAEFRAQDDPFGQLDARGLEQD; the protein is encoded by the coding sequence GTGAGCGAGCACGAGGGCACCTTCTGCCTGGTGGTGCACAGCCATCTGCCGTGGCTGGCGCACCACGGGTCGTGGCCGGTCGGCGAGGAATGGCTGTACCAGGCCTGGGCGCATTCGTACCTGCCGGTGATGGACCTGCTGCGCCGGTTCGCCGACGAAGGCAGGCGCGACGTGCTCACCCTCGGTGTCACCCCGGTGCTCGCCGCGCAGCTGGACGATCCGTACTGCCTGCGCGCGTTCCACGAATGGCTCGGGCACTGGCAGCTGCGGGCGCGGCAGGCGAGTTCGCTGTGGGGGCACGACCCGCTGCTGCGCGAGCTCGGCGCCACCGAGTACCAGCGCTCGACCAAGGCGATCGAGGAGTTCGAAACCCGCTGGCGGCACGGCTTCTCGCCGATCCTGAGGTCCTTTGTGGACAATGGAACGGTGGAGCTGCTCGGCGGTCCGCTGGCGCATCCGTTCCAGCCGCTGCTGGACGAGCGGGTGCGCTCGTTCGCGCTGCGGGGCGGTCTCGACGACACCGCGCTGCGGATCGGGCGGCGGCCGGAGGGCATCTGGGCCCCGGAATGCGGCTACGAACCGGGGATGGAGCACGGCTACGCGGCAGCCGGGGTGCGGCGGTTCATGGTGGACGGCCCGTCGTTGCGCGGGGACACCTCCGCGGCGCGCACGGTCGGCTCGTCGGACGTGGTGTGCTTCGGGCGCGACCTCGAGGTGACCTACCGGGTCTGGTCGCCGAAGGCCGGCTATCCGGGGCACGCCGCCTACCGCGACTTCCACACCTGGGACCACCGGGTCGGGCTCAAGCCTTCGCGGGTGACCGGCAAGACCGTCGAGCCGGCGGACAAGGCGCCGTATGACCCGGCGCTCGCCGCGGACACGCTCGGCCTGCACGTCAAGGACTTCGTGGACACCGTGGTGACCAGGCTGCGCGCGCTGCGGGCGCGGCACGGCCGCGAGTCGCTGGTGGTGGCCGCCTACGACACCGAGCTGTTCGGGCACTGGTGGCACGAGGGCCCGGCCTGGCTCGAAGGTGTGCTGCGGGCGCTGCCCGAGGCCGGGGTGCGGGTGACCACGCTGCGCGGCGCGCTGGAGGCGGGCCATCTCGGCGCGCCGGTGGACCTGCCCGCGTCGTCGTGGGGCTCCGGCAAGGACTGGCGGGTCTGGGACGGCGAGCAGGTGGCGGACATGGTGCAGGCCAACCGCGAGCTGCAGGCGCGGCTGCTGGCGGGCCGGTCCGCCGGTACCGCCAGGGACGCGGTGCGGGACCAGGCGGTGCGGGAGGCCATGCTGGCGCTGTCCAGCGACTGGGCCTTCATGGTCACCAAGGACTCCGCCGCGGACTACGCGCGGCGGCGGGCGCGGGTGCACACCGAGCGGTTCGACACCCTGGACTCGCTCGCGCGCGAAGGCAGGACGGAGCGGGCGGCCGAGCTGGCCGCCGAGTTCCGGGCACAGGACGACCCGTTCGGGCAGCTGGACGCCCGCGGGCTCGAGCAGGACTGA
- a CDS encoding class I SAM-dependent methyltransferase, whose product MTPSTEAADRASALHLTGERTVPGVPEENYWFRRHEAAYLALLPYCAGAAVLEAGCGEGYGAGLIAARAATVLAMDYDQQAVAHVGRRYSEVRALRGNLACLPVRSSTMDVIANFQVIEHLWDQGGFLAECHRVLRPGGRLLVTTPNRLTFTPDSDTPLNPYHTRELAPAELDALLREAGFEVELLHGLHHGAGVRALDERYGGSVIDAQLDVVLGELPGQASWPPALLADVEAIGAADFEVHGEKLDASLDLVAVAVRP is encoded by the coding sequence GTGACCCCATCCACCGAGGCCGCGGACCGGGCCAGTGCCCTGCATCTGACCGGGGAGCGCACCGTACCGGGCGTCCCCGAGGAAAACTACTGGTTCAGGCGGCACGAGGCCGCGTATCTGGCGTTGCTGCCGTACTGCGCCGGGGCGGCCGTGCTCGAGGCGGGATGTGGCGAAGGTTACGGTGCCGGGCTCATCGCCGCGCGGGCTGCGACGGTGCTGGCCATGGACTACGACCAGCAGGCCGTTGCGCACGTCGGCCGCCGCTATTCGGAGGTGCGGGCGCTGCGCGGGAACCTCGCCTGCCTGCCGGTCCGTTCGTCCACAATGGACGTAATCGCGAACTTCCAGGTGATCGAGCACCTGTGGGACCAGGGCGGCTTCCTCGCCGAATGCCACCGCGTGCTGCGTCCGGGCGGGCGACTGCTGGTCACCACACCGAACAGGCTGACCTTCACCCCGGACAGCGACACCCCGCTCAACCCGTACCACACCAGGGAACTCGCCCCGGCCGAACTGGACGCGCTGCTGCGCGAAGCCGGGTTCGAAGTGGAGCTGCTGCACGGGTTGCACCACGGCGCCGGGGTGCGCGCGCTGGACGAGCGCTACGGCGGTTCCGTCATCGACGCGCAGCTGGACGTGGTGCTGGGCGAGCTGCCAGGCCAGGCCAGCTGGCCACCGGCGCTGCTGGCCGACGTCGAGGCCATCGGGGCCGCGGACTTCGAGGTGCACGGCGAGAAACTGGACGCCAGCCTCGACCTGGTGGCCGTGGCGGTGCGGCCGTGA
- a CDS encoding DegV family protein — translation MGGLGLASETVTDHVAVITDSTACLPEHLIQQWGIKVVQMQLQVAGRVDDEHRFERAELVEALRAGQPVATSPPDAGAFFWAYQDAVSAGATAIVSLHISSRMSATIQAAHQAAQQIKIPVYILDSAVLGMSLGFAALSAARTAAAGAQVQRVVQAAERRYKTSTELIYVDTLEYLRRGGRIGAASAWLGSAFSIKPLLTVREGEVAPLARVPGTRRALARMADLAVERASGKPVDIAILRFGAPDERVEEIAERLRARMPEIQDSLLLEAGTIIGAHVGPGALGITVSPA, via the coding sequence ATGGGTGGTCTCGGGTTAGCCTCCGAAACCGTGACAGACCATGTAGCCGTCATCACCGACTCGACCGCGTGCCTTCCCGAGCACCTCATCCAGCAGTGGGGCATCAAGGTCGTGCAGATGCAGCTACAGGTGGCGGGCAGAGTCGACGACGAACACCGCTTCGAACGTGCCGAACTGGTGGAGGCCCTGCGTGCCGGGCAGCCGGTGGCGACCTCGCCGCCCGACGCCGGCGCCTTCTTCTGGGCCTACCAGGACGCGGTGAGCGCGGGCGCCACCGCGATCGTCAGCCTGCACATCTCCAGCCGGATGTCCGCCACCATCCAGGCCGCGCACCAGGCTGCGCAGCAGATCAAGATCCCGGTGTACATCCTGGACAGCGCGGTGCTCGGGATGAGCCTCGGCTTCGCGGCGCTGTCCGCGGCCAGGACCGCCGCGGCCGGCGCGCAGGTGCAGCGGGTCGTCCAGGCGGCCGAGCGGCGCTACAAGACCAGCACCGAGCTGATCTACGTGGACACCCTGGAGTACCTGCGCCGCGGCGGCCGGATCGGCGCCGCTTCGGCCTGGCTCGGCTCCGCGTTCTCCATCAAGCCGCTGCTCACCGTGCGCGAAGGCGAGGTGGCCCCGCTCGCGCGCGTGCCGGGCACCCGGCGCGCGTTGGCCAGGATGGCGGACCTCGCCGTGGAGCGGGCCTCCGGGAAGCCGGTGGACATCGCGATCCTCCGCTTCGGCGCGCCGGACGAGCGGGTGGAGGAGATCGCCGAACGGCTGCGCGCCAGGATGCCCGAGATCCAGGACAGCCTGCTGCTGGAGGCGGGCACGATAATAGGCGCGCACGTCGGCCCGGGAGCCCTCGGCATCACGGTGTCCCCGGCCTGA